From Methanocorpusculum sp., the proteins below share one genomic window:
- a CDS encoding DUF4276 family protein translates to MLLKIHVEGDTEKRFVDRVLISYLTSLGFIVKVQTNQTDATHFGGLSTYAQFRKNTIRLRGHAPCLITTMIDLYQLPSDFPGKDEAESRKNAEEKVLFLEQKLKEDLDELSPDFIPYIQLHEFEALLFSSVDTINRNLQNATPSTLSKLKTVLHKFGEPEKIDTNKGPSVHLKEIYGTQYQKIYHGIPIAENIGLEVIREKCPHFDSWLKKLEEYACSHR, encoded by the coding sequence ATGCTCCTCAAAATCCACGTAGAAGGAGACACAGAGAAACGCTTTGTCGACAGAGTCCTCATATCCTATCTAACCTCCCTTGGCTTCATCGTCAAAGTCCAGACCAACCAGACCGATGCAACCCATTTCGGGGGACTCTCCACCTACGCACAATTCCGCAAAAACACCATTAGACTAAGAGGGCATGCGCCATGTCTCATCACCACGATGATAGATCTCTATCAGCTGCCCTCTGATTTTCCGGGAAAAGACGAAGCAGAATCCCGGAAAAATGCAGAAGAAAAAGTTTTGTTCCTCGAACAAAAACTCAAAGAGGATCTGGATGAACTCTCTCCCGACTTCATCCCCTACATTCAGCTTCACGAATTTGAAGCCCTTCTTTTCTCCAGCGTTGATACCATAAACAGAAACCTCCAAAACGCTACACCATCAACATTGAGTAAACTAAAAACTGTTCTCCATAAATTTGGCGAACCGGAAAAAATAGACACAAATAAAGGCCCATCAGTTCACCTTAAGGAAATCTACGGGACTCAATACCAGAAAATCTATCACGGAATTCCTATTGCAGAGAATATTGGACTCGAGGTAATACGAGAAAAGTGCCCTCACTTTGACAGCTGGCTAAAAAAACTCGAAGAATACGCTTGTTCTCATCGCTGA